One Aneurinibacillus migulanus genomic region harbors:
- a CDS encoding 3D domain-containing protein produces MKRISQIICFIVGLVLAIWCGPAKDGDLSVKAANIKETRTITYVSTSIAKTIQKNKSHRPSLAAAIHSENMDEQNLPARGNPPVRYLKKFRGNISAYTNGLSETGKSSRHPLYGITASGHRTKVGYTVAAGRHIPFGTVLYIEGVGYRTVHDRGGAIKGNKIDVFVSSISQANTFGRRALDVYVVKWGDGKRKRR; encoded by the coding sequence ATGAAGAGAATATCACAGATTATCTGTTTCATAGTAGGATTGGTATTGGCGATATGGTGTGGACCTGCAAAAGATGGAGATCTCTCAGTCAAAGCAGCAAACATAAAAGAAACGAGGACAATTACATACGTTTCAACCTCAATTGCGAAAACCATACAAAAGAATAAAAGCCACCGACCGTCGCTCGCTGCAGCGATACATAGTGAAAATATGGACGAGCAGAATTTACCCGCCCGCGGAAATCCGCCTGTCCGTTACCTGAAAAAATTTCGCGGAAATATATCGGCCTATACAAATGGCCTTTCGGAAACGGGGAAATCCTCTCGTCACCCTCTTTACGGGATTACGGCCAGCGGCCACCGAACGAAAGTTGGTTACACGGTGGCCGCCGGGCGTCATATTCCGTTCGGCACAGTGCTCTACATTGAAGGGGTCGGTTATCGGACCGTTCATGACCGGGGCGGTGCGATTAAGGGGAATAAGATTGATGTATTCGTATCAAGCATAAGTCAAGCCAATACGTTCGGACGGCGGGCACTTGACGTCTATGTCGTAAAATGGGGCGACGGAAAGCGCAAGCGGCGCTAA
- a CDS encoding YqkE family protein: MAKQKRGQNSAASETRTESQGATLRDRIGNDALEKLKEASRAMRQEEEQRKIAERERKIAEQKMKEKNKSFADLFEESSLDWKKFK, from the coding sequence ATGGCGAAGCAGAAAAGAGGACAAAATTCAGCCGCGTCAGAAACCCGGACAGAAAGCCAGGGGGCGACGTTGCGCGATCGAATCGGCAATGATGCGTTGGAAAAGCTGAAAGAAGCATCTAGGGCGATGCGTCAGGAAGAAGAACAACGTAAAATAGCTGAACGCGAGCGTAAAATAGCTGAACAAAAAATGAAAGAAAAAAACAAATCGTTTGCAGATTTGTTTGAAGAAAGCAGCCTGGATTGGAAAAAGTTCAAATAA
- a CDS encoding MFS transporter — protein MSNRLQISKQQRIGLGLVISVLFIDMLLYSLIIPVIPYFTEKFQPSSTMLGILFSSYAVALLLTTPFFGPLSDRFNPNILMLGGLVCLTVTMPLVVMSQAIWQVAGAMILVGASIGLSLSPTLSSLASIVDNEGSGSYGAAYALFNMFHAVGMIFGPLIGGVLTDVMPIPSAIIAVSIVILVFIGVLGRTLRTKKQQELRL, from the coding sequence ATGTCCAATCGTCTACAAATAAGTAAACAACAACGAATTGGCTTAGGCCTTGTCATCTCTGTGCTGTTTATCGATATGCTGCTATACAGCCTGATTATCCCGGTCATTCCTTATTTTACAGAGAAGTTCCAGCCTTCTTCGACGATGCTCGGGATATTATTCAGCAGCTATGCCGTGGCCCTCCTGCTGACGACGCCATTTTTCGGCCCGTTATCAGACCGGTTCAACCCGAATATTTTAATGCTGGGCGGACTTGTCTGCCTAACTGTTACGATGCCGTTAGTAGTGATGTCGCAAGCGATTTGGCAGGTGGCCGGAGCCATGATTCTTGTCGGGGCTAGCATCGGTTTAAGTTTATCTCCTACGTTATCGTCTCTTGCAAGTATTGTAGACAACGAAGGAAGCGGTTCGTATGGTGCTGCCTACGCTCTTTTTAATATGTTTCATGCGGTCGGCATGATTTTTGGGCCGCTTATCGGTGGCGTACTAACCGATGTGATGCCAATACCGAGTGCCATTATAGCTGTTAGTATCGTCATCCTTGTTTTTATAGGTGTACTCGGTCGTACATTGAGAACAAAAAAGCAGCAGGAACTGCGATTATAA
- the addA gene encoding helicase-exonuclease AddAB subunit AddA, whose translation MKTLEKPIESTWTDEQWEAIAARGSNVLVAAAAGSGKTAVLVERIIRRVIDEHNPLSVDHLLVVTFTNAAAAEMRHRIGAALEKAVAANPSPYLRRQVTLLNRASITTLHSFCMEVLQRYYYLIDIDPSFRIADSTEAQLLRQEAMDELLEEEYEKKDNPFFFRLIDSYTGDRGDEALQHLLLKVYDFARSHPWPEHWLDEMASMYRVETVEAFYDLPWFRYLRNDVQLELTGALELLRQGAEIAQMSGGPLPYLANFQEDEVLIEGLLAKCTGSWDELYEAFQNAAFGKLKPCKKKECDEALIEKAKKLRDRVKDTVANLQREMFAIPPQYYFELTREMSPLIDKLIELVRRFGERYSTLKQAKGLVDFSDLEHYCLKVLCDEKAGPDRILPSAAALEYRAQFGEVLVDEYQDTNEVQETIVRLVTKDGDSEGNLFMVGDVKQSIYRFRLAEPGLFLHKYKTYTSDGAGGGKRIDLAKNFRSRREVIDGTNFIFKQIMTEAAGEIEYDDAAQLVLGAEDYPEAEGVDSCIEVLFIDRNEEKADEEEMDIGADGTEPDVAVPFTGEELMPDASELETAQLEARLIASKIKQLVGATDHSPYLVYDKTSKTMRPVQYRDIVILLRSVSGWAQVMAEEFKWHGIPAYAELSGGYFAATEIEVMTSLLHVIDNPLQDIPLAAVLRSPLVQISAEDMAQIRLAQKDKPYYEALLAYLEQNKESGLPLFEKLQQFRNQLESWRTEARQGALSTLIWHIYRETGYYDFVGGLPGGKQRQANLRALYDRACQYEATTFRGLFRFLRFIEKMQAQGGDLGTARTLGEQEDVVRIMTIHKSKGLEFPVVFVAGLAKQHNFQDLNGSFLLHKELGFGPKYVEPQQRVSFPMLSHAAMKRRMRLEQLAEEMRVLYVALTRAREKLFLVGTAKHLPNAVEKWVRHTSVSGWTLPDYELVKGRTYLDWIGPALLRHRHAKTLYAIMDGIERVPACVRDHDSRWLVTCVPASSLIFTLEEEKRIQQEMEQAIAEGQPVPIESSYKKQVEHQLSWGYVHNAATEHLSKMSVSELKRRQQTAIQTEELDGPSYLPGLFRSDAAERPRSLSEKKLNAVEIGVATHTVMQQLPLDRVLTGEEIAEEVERMVQQELLTPMEATAIDMTKIEQFFTSEAGHKVREGRCVYREVPFNLPVPAQEIYTNWEEQNGEGSHEEMVLLQGVIDCLVEKEEGWLLLDYKTDRTVDLSDELLQARYKEQLDNYARAVTKITNRPVKEKIVYFFDGGRTLYL comes from the coding sequence ATGAAGACGCTTGAAAAACCGATAGAAAGTACTTGGACGGATGAACAATGGGAAGCCATTGCGGCACGCGGATCGAATGTATTAGTAGCTGCTGCTGCAGGTTCAGGAAAAACAGCTGTGCTTGTCGAGCGTATTATTCGCCGCGTTATCGATGAACACAATCCGCTTAGTGTGGACCATCTGCTGGTGGTGACGTTTACGAATGCGGCAGCTGCGGAGATGCGGCACAGGATTGGAGCGGCGCTGGAAAAAGCAGTCGCAGCTAATCCTTCTCCGTATTTGCGCCGACAAGTGACATTGTTGAACAGGGCTTCAATTACGACCCTGCATTCGTTTTGTATGGAAGTGCTACAGCGTTATTATTATTTAATAGATATCGATCCTTCTTTTCGTATTGCAGACAGTACAGAAGCACAGCTGCTGCGTCAGGAAGCGATGGATGAATTATTAGAAGAAGAATATGAGAAAAAGGATAATCCATTCTTTTTTCGTTTAATAGATAGCTATACAGGAGACAGGGGGGACGAAGCGCTTCAGCATTTACTATTAAAAGTGTATGATTTTGCCCGTAGTCATCCGTGGCCGGAGCATTGGCTGGATGAAATGGCGAGTATGTATCGGGTAGAAACAGTTGAAGCATTCTACGATTTACCGTGGTTTCGCTATTTACGAAACGATGTGCAATTGGAGCTTACCGGAGCGCTCGAATTGCTACGTCAAGGAGCGGAGATCGCCCAAATGAGTGGCGGACCCTTGCCGTACCTGGCGAATTTTCAAGAAGATGAGGTGCTTATCGAGGGCTTGCTGGCAAAATGTACGGGTTCATGGGACGAACTATATGAGGCATTCCAGAATGCTGCGTTCGGCAAACTGAAACCGTGCAAAAAGAAAGAGTGCGACGAAGCATTAATTGAGAAAGCAAAAAAACTGCGTGACAGAGTAAAAGATACGGTAGCGAACTTGCAAAGAGAAATGTTCGCAATTCCTCCGCAATACTATTTCGAACTTACCCGCGAGATGTCTCCGCTTATCGACAAGCTTATTGAGCTGGTCCGTCGTTTTGGTGAACGCTATAGTACCTTGAAGCAAGCAAAAGGATTGGTCGATTTCTCGGATTTGGAACACTACTGCCTGAAGGTTCTGTGTGATGAAAAGGCCGGGCCGGACCGGATTTTGCCATCCGCTGCGGCATTGGAATATCGGGCGCAGTTCGGTGAAGTACTTGTCGATGAGTATCAGGATACGAATGAGGTGCAGGAGACGATCGTTCGTCTTGTAACAAAAGACGGGGACTCGGAAGGCAATCTGTTTATGGTAGGAGATGTGAAGCAGTCCATCTACCGGTTTCGTTTGGCCGAACCAGGCCTTTTCTTGCATAAGTATAAGACGTATACCAGTGATGGAGCGGGAGGCGGTAAGCGAATCGATCTTGCCAAAAACTTTCGCAGCCGCCGTGAAGTGATCGACGGTACGAACTTTATTTTTAAGCAAATCATGACAGAAGCTGCCGGAGAAATCGAATACGATGATGCAGCGCAATTGGTGCTCGGTGCCGAGGATTATCCGGAGGCCGAAGGCGTTGATTCGTGCATCGAGGTATTGTTTATTGACCGGAATGAAGAAAAAGCCGATGAAGAAGAAATGGATATCGGAGCGGACGGTACCGAGCCCGATGTTGCAGTTCCCTTTACCGGTGAAGAGCTCATGCCCGATGCGTCTGAGTTGGAGACAGCACAATTGGAGGCACGGCTCATCGCCAGTAAAATTAAACAATTAGTCGGTGCCACGGATCATTCCCCGTACCTTGTATATGACAAAACAAGCAAAACGATGCGGCCTGTTCAATATCGGGATATCGTTATCCTGCTTCGTTCGGTGAGCGGGTGGGCCCAGGTGATGGCCGAAGAATTCAAATGGCACGGTATTCCGGCATATGCTGAGCTATCCGGTGGTTATTTTGCGGCGACAGAAATCGAAGTTATGACATCGTTATTGCATGTCATCGATAATCCGCTTCAGGATATCCCGCTTGCCGCAGTGCTACGTTCTCCGCTTGTACAGATCAGCGCGGAAGACATGGCACAGATCCGGCTAGCCCAAAAAGATAAGCCATATTATGAGGCATTACTCGCCTACCTGGAACAAAATAAAGAAAGTGGTTTACCATTATTTGAAAAGCTTCAGCAGTTCCGAAACCAATTGGAGAGCTGGCGAACCGAAGCAAGACAGGGAGCGTTATCCACGCTTATTTGGCATATTTATCGCGAGACCGGCTACTATGACTTCGTTGGTGGATTACCAGGTGGTAAACAGCGGCAGGCTAATTTGCGTGCGCTCTATGATCGTGCGTGTCAATACGAAGCGACGACATTCCGTGGATTGTTTCGCTTTCTACGGTTTATCGAAAAAATGCAGGCGCAGGGCGGAGACCTTGGTACGGCACGTACATTGGGTGAACAAGAGGATGTTGTACGTATCATGACCATCCATAAAAGTAAAGGGTTAGAATTTCCTGTGGTATTTGTTGCAGGGCTTGCCAAGCAGCATAATTTTCAGGATTTAAACGGAAGTTTTCTATTGCATAAGGAACTTGGGTTTGGCCCGAAATACGTAGAACCGCAACAGCGTGTTAGCTTTCCAATGCTGTCGCATGCAGCCATGAAGCGGCGTATGCGCCTGGAACAGTTAGCAGAGGAGATGAGGGTGCTCTACGTGGCCTTGACCCGTGCACGCGAGAAATTATTCTTGGTTGGCACAGCAAAACATCTGCCTAATGCTGTGGAGAAGTGGGTACGGCATACATCCGTTTCCGGCTGGACGCTTCCTGATTATGAATTGGTCAAAGGTCGTACATATCTTGATTGGATCGGCCCGGCATTGCTGCGTCACCGACATGCTAAGACGCTATATGCCATAATGGATGGCATTGAACGTGTGCCAGCATGTGTACGTGATCATGATTCGCGATGGTTGGTTACATGCGTTCCTGCCTCATCTCTCATATTTACACTTGAAGAAGAAAAGCGGATACAACAAGAGATGGAACAGGCGATTGCCGAAGGGCAACCGGTGCCTATCGAAAGTTCTTATAAGAAGCAGGTAGAGCATCAGCTTTCCTGGGGCTATGTACATAATGCCGCGACCGAGCATTTATCCAAGATGTCCGTCTCTGAATTAAAGCGACGTCAACAGACCGCCATTCAAACAGAGGAGCTGGATGGACCCTCCTATCTGCCGGGGTTGTTTCGCAGCGATGCAGCGGAACGGCCACGGTCTTTATCCGAAAAGAAGCTAAATGCAGTTGAAATCGGGGTAGCGACACATACGGTTATGCAACAGTTGCCACTTGACAGGGTACTGACAGGAGAAGAAATCGCGGAGGAAGTAGAACGTATGGTACAGCAAGAATTGTTAACGCCAATGGAAGCAACAGCCATTGATATGACCAAAATCGAACAATTTTTCACCAGTGAAGCGGGACATAAGGTACGTGAAGGACGTTGTGTTTATCGAGAGGTTCCATTTAATTTACCGGTGCCTGCCCAGGAGATATATACCAATTGGGAAGAACAGAATGGGGAAGGCTCCCATGAGGAGATGGTGCTGCTGCAAGGGGTAATCGATTGTTTAGTTGAAAAGGAGGAAGGCTGGTTATTGCTTGATTATAAGACAGACCGCACCGTCGACTTGTCGGACGAGCTGCTTCAGGCAAGATATAAAGAACAGCTAGACAATTATGCACGTGCTGTTACAAAGATTACAAATCGCCCGGTAAAAGAAAAAATAGTATACTTTTTTGACGGGGGTCGTACGTTGTATTTGTAA
- a CDS encoding TetR/AcrR family transcriptional regulator: MRERILKAFIEEIRENGMKFTMDDLVKRLGISKRTLYEHFSSKVEILETIIEQTFSEVDAKTEIIVQDEKLTILEKIKGVVTVMPNYVEFYDLRVFEQMKRYFPKQWERLHAALNDWEALRFLIEEGIRKGQLAEMNVALVMKLFIDAANSTLDRDFFMQNNISVPEALSSIVDVLLFGLVPENKR, from the coding sequence ATGAGAGAACGGATTCTAAAAGCATTTATCGAAGAAATTCGCGAAAACGGTATGAAATTTACGATGGACGATTTGGTGAAACGTCTTGGAATTAGTAAGCGGACCCTTTATGAACACTTTTCTTCGAAAGTAGAGATTTTAGAAACAATTATCGAGCAAACTTTTTCAGAAGTAGATGCGAAAACCGAAATCATTGTCCAGGATGAGAAGCTAACGATACTCGAGAAAATTAAAGGGGTCGTCACTGTTATGCCAAACTACGTGGAGTTTTATGACTTACGCGTATTCGAGCAAATGAAACGGTATTTCCCAAAGCAATGGGAAAGATTACATGCGGCGTTAAATGATTGGGAGGCGCTTCGCTTCCTAATCGAGGAAGGAATTCGTAAAGGACAGCTCGCCGAAATGAATGTAGCGCTCGTTATGAAGCTCTTCATTGATGCCGCTAATTCGACGCTTGACCGGGACTTCTTTATGCAGAACAATATTTCAGTACCAGAGGCGCTCTCTTCCATTGTAGATGTACTGCTATTCGGGTTAGTGCCGGAGAATAAAAGATAA